The following are encoded in a window of Vigna unguiculata cultivar IT97K-499-35 chromosome 8, ASM411807v1, whole genome shotgun sequence genomic DNA:
- the LOC114193109 gene encoding putative nucleobase-ascorbate transporter 10, translated as MSQDNAACNHASAVTDNKGGATNKNAGAAKKVEEVKPHAVHEQLPGVQYCILSPPPWREAVLLGFQHYLLTLGVTVLIPTILVPQMGGGVAEKTRVFQTLLFVSGISTFLQSLFGTRLPIVVVGSYTYIVPITSIIHARRYNSYTDPYERFIQTMRAIQGALIITACFQMAIGFFGFWRNAVRFLSPLSVVPYITFTGLSLYRFGFPMVAECVEIGLPTLVVFVFISQYLNRYIGIKKPIYDRYSVLFTVTIAWLFALFLTSCTVYNHKSESTQNNCRTDRAGLITAAPWVYFPGFFQWGPPTFNAGEALAMIAASFVSFFEYTGTCYAAARYGSATPVPPSVISRGAGWVGVSALLSGVFGSITGSTASVENAGLLALTKAGSRRVVQISSGFMILFSIFGKVGAFFASVPMPIIAALYCVLFGYVSSGGLGFLQFCNLNNFRTKFVLGFSFFLGLSIPQYFTEYYHVKEHRGIPSWLNDVVSVMLMSHTTVAALVGFVLDVTLSREDDCARKDISLQWWERFSLYSADVKNDEFYSLPCRLDKLFPPS; from the exons ATGTCTCAAGATAATGCTGCATGCAACCATGCAAGTGCTGTCACTGACAACAAAGGTGGTGCTACTAACAAAAACGCAGGTGCTGCAAAGAAAGTGGAGGAGGTGAAGCCACATGCTGTGCATGAACAATTGCCAGGAGTTCAATACTGCATCCTGAGTCCTCCTCCATGGC GTGAAGCAGTGCTATTGGGGTTTCAGCATTACCTTCTGACTCTTGGAGTTACCGTTCTGATTCCAACCATACTTGTTCCTCAAATGGGTGGAGGAGTT GCTGAGAAGACACGAGTGTTTCAGACACTTTTGTTTGTTTCTGGAATAAGCACATTTCTTCAATCCTTGTTTGGAACTCGACTTCCGATTGTAGTTGTTGGTTCATACACTTACATAGTACCTATAACTTCTATTATCCATGCCAGAAGATACAATTCATACACAGATCCTTATGAG AGGTTTATTCAGACAATGAGAGCTATTCAAGGTGCCTTGATCATAACTGCATGTTTCCAAATGGCTATTGGATTTTTTGGCTTTTGGAGAAATGCTGTTAG GTTCCTCAGTCCACTGAGTGTAGTCCCTTATATAACTTTCACAGGACTCAGCCTCTATCGTTTTGGTTTCCCAATG GTGGCAGAATGTGTTGAAATTGGGCTTCCAACACTAGTTGTGTTTGTTTTCATATCGCAG TATCTTAATCGTTATATTGGCATCAAGAAGCCTATATATGACCGATATTCAGTGCTCTTCACTGTTACAATTGCATGGTTATTTGCACTGTTTCTAACTTCATGCACTGTGTATAACCACAAGTCAGAAAGTACACAGAATAATTGCCGCACCGATCGTGCTGGACTTATTACAGCCGCTCCATG GGTGTATTTTCCTGGTTTCTTCCAATGGGGGCCTCCTACATTCAATGCTGGGGAGGCTTTAGCTATGATCGCTGCTTcctttgtttcattttttgag TATACTGGTACATGCTATGCTGCAGCAAGATATGGAAGTGCCACACCAGTGCCACCATCTGTTATCAGCCGTGGAGCTGGTTGGGTG GGAGTAAGTGCTTTGCTGAGTGGCGTGTTTGGTTCTATAACCGGGTCTACAGCATCGGT AGAAAATGCTGGTTTGTTAGCATTGACAAAAGCAGGAAGCAGAAGAGTGGTTCAAATATCATCTGGTTTTATGATTCTCTTCTCTATATTCG GAAAAGTGGGAGCATTTTTTGCTTCAGTACCCATGCCAATTATAGCAGCATTATATTGTGTGTTATTCGGCTACGTTT CTTCTGGGGGGCTTGgttttctccaattctgcaaCCTGAACAATTTCAGAACCAAATTTGTGTTGGGATTCTCGTTCTTCCTGGGCCTCTCAATACCACAATATTTCACAGAATACTATCACGTGAAGGAGCATAGGGGAATTCCCTCATGG TTGAATGATGTTGTGAGTGTGATGTTGATGTCCCACACAACAGTTGCAGCTTTGGTTGGTTTCGTTTTGGATGTGACATTGTCTCGTGAAGATGATTGTGCACGTAAAGACATTAGTTTGCAGTGGTGGGAGAGGTTCAGCTTGTACAGTGCAGATGTTAAGAATGATGAGTTCTACTCTTTACCATGCAGACTTGATAAGCTTTTTCCACCTTCTTAg